The Nitrospirota bacterium genome includes a window with the following:
- a CDS encoding response regulator, translated as MNADSAIDEKTVDRAVLDALPVGVCLLDHDGHILAANAEAVRLLGWSEASLRRKCLGEVLGWSGDANNHTNGQQAIVGAIRQQQTSSGGEAVIRRRDGREVTLEWTCRPLKDSLGVTVFSFRDLTPQLELQRDRDRLAAIAEESPYPVVELDADANLYYANPMMTTLLERFGYNEAGFPAVFPSGMSGLVSRCLKSGTPIHSQDVDVGTASYSWTFCPVAATQSVRGYAIDMTIVKAAERELRRSAEDLRVANRELDAALSQAQHASKAKTDFLATISHELRTPMNGVIGMTELLLDTKLTQEQRSFTETIRQCGKALLAIINDILDCSKIEAGKLELEHIDFDLRAMVEDVLMQFAEPAQTKGLEITGLVHADVPTALRGDPGRLRQVLTNLVGNAVKFTDQGEVVLKVKPAPHEDLAGAPALSSGEVLLHISVSDTGIGIDPDAQARLFEPFTQADSSTTRRYGGTGLGLSICKKLVELMGGRIGVHSISGRGSTFWFTVRLAQQATVQPASLAAMELRGRRILIVDDNESNRTILHHLVSSWGMVDDRADSAAQALELVRRAAARKRSYDLAILDIGMPGQDGLQLARTLKADPATAALPLVMLTSWVQRGHAQEARDAGAVAYLTKPVRKDQLHDCLRTVLGLVSVQTAKEPGQRRPELSGQPFITGHALAVGRTRTRILVAEDNIVNQTVTVRILEKLGYQVDVVVNGAEVVKALERATYAAVLMDIQMPEMDGLEATRLIRKREATNSSFHASPFMPHPSRVPIIAMTANAMQGDRERCLAAGMDDYLAKPIKTEDLRAALDRWIAPSPAQPGEGTAPLTVPTAVTDESASGPDPVALPPTVFDPDTMLANVGGDIHLQDELISLFLTRYPAMLDDTCKAVAAQDCLALERAVHTLKGTAANLCARDLAHAAGNVEALCRLGLMEEAKSACMNLEREVTRLAQALRNRLDGGKPLRSPEERS; from the coding sequence GTGAACGCCGACTCTGCGATCGACGAGAAAACGGTGGACCGGGCCGTTTTGGACGCCCTGCCGGTCGGAGTGTGCCTCTTGGATCACGACGGACACATCCTCGCCGCGAACGCGGAGGCGGTACGTTTACTGGGATGGAGCGAGGCTTCGCTCAGACGAAAATGCCTGGGCGAAGTCCTGGGTTGGTCCGGCGACGCGAACAACCACACGAACGGACAGCAGGCCATCGTCGGCGCGATTCGGCAGCAGCAGACAAGCTCCGGCGGGGAAGCGGTGATCCGACGCCGCGACGGCCGAGAGGTCACCCTCGAATGGACGTGCAGGCCGCTCAAGGATTCGCTTGGCGTGACGGTCTTTAGTTTTCGAGACCTGACACCCCAACTCGAGCTGCAGCGTGACCGCGACCGCCTCGCCGCCATCGCCGAGGAAAGCCCCTACCCGGTTGTCGAGCTGGACGCCGATGCGAATCTCTACTACGCGAATCCCATGATGACGACCCTATTGGAGCGTTTCGGATACAACGAGGCGGGGTTCCCAGCGGTGTTTCCGTCCGGGATGAGCGGCCTTGTCAGTCGCTGCTTAAAGTCTGGCACTCCCATTCACAGCCAGGATGTCGATGTCGGAACCGCTTCCTACTCCTGGACCTTCTGCCCGGTCGCAGCGACCCAATCCGTACGCGGCTATGCGATCGACATGACGATCGTTAAAGCGGCAGAGCGGGAGTTGCGGCGATCGGCCGAGGACTTGCGAGTCGCCAACCGCGAGCTTGATGCCGCCCTCTCCCAAGCGCAACATGCATCCAAGGCCAAGACCGATTTCCTGGCCACTATCAGCCATGAGCTACGCACGCCCATGAACGGCGTGATCGGCATGACCGAGTTGTTGCTCGACACGAAGCTGACGCAGGAGCAACGGTCGTTCACGGAGACCATCCGGCAATGCGGGAAGGCACTGCTCGCCATCATTAACGACATTCTCGATTGCAGCAAGATCGAAGCGGGGAAACTGGAACTCGAGCACATCGATTTCGATCTGCGAGCGATGGTCGAGGATGTATTGATGCAATTCGCTGAACCGGCCCAAACGAAAGGGCTGGAGATCACAGGGCTGGTTCACGCGGACGTGCCCACGGCCTTACGAGGCGATCCCGGCCGTCTCCGACAGGTACTCACCAACCTGGTCGGCAACGCCGTGAAGTTCACAGACCAGGGGGAAGTCGTGCTGAAAGTAAAACCCGCGCCACACGAAGATCTTGCCGGCGCTCCCGCCCTTTCGTCAGGCGAGGTACTGCTGCATATTTCCGTATCGGACACCGGTATCGGCATAGACCCGGATGCGCAAGCGCGTTTATTTGAACCCTTCACGCAGGCCGATAGTTCCACGACACGACGCTACGGGGGAACCGGACTCGGTTTGTCAATCTGTAAAAAGCTGGTCGAACTGATGGGGGGCCGCATAGGCGTCCATAGCATCTCGGGCCGAGGGAGCACGTTTTGGTTTACGGTCAGATTGGCCCAACAAGCCACCGTCCAGCCGGCCTCGTTGGCGGCGATGGAATTACGCGGTCGCCGGATCTTGATCGTAGACGATAACGAATCCAACCGGACGATTCTGCATCATTTAGTGTCTTCCTGGGGTATGGTGGATGACCGGGCAGACAGCGCCGCTCAGGCGCTTGAACTGGTACGGCGCGCGGCGGCGCGCAAAAGGTCCTATGACCTGGCCATTCTGGACATAGGTATGCCCGGCCAGGACGGTCTCCAGTTGGCGCGCACGCTCAAGGCCGATCCGGCCACTGCAGCGCTGCCGTTGGTGATGCTCACGTCATGGGTCCAGCGTGGGCATGCGCAGGAGGCGCGCGATGCCGGCGCCGTCGCCTATCTGACCAAGCCGGTCCGGAAGGATCAGCTGCACGATTGTCTTCGGACGGTGCTTGGTCTGGTAAGTGTCCAGACGGCGAAAGAACCCGGTCAGCGTCGCCCTGAGCTGTCCGGCCAGCCGTTCATCACAGGTCATGCGCTGGCTGTCGGCCGAACCAGGACAAGAATTTTGGTAGCCGAGGACAACATCGTGAATCAGACGGTCACGGTCAGGATATTGGAGAAGCTAGGATATCAGGTTGATGTCGTCGTGAACGGGGCCGAGGTGGTGAAGGCGCTCGAGCGCGCCACCTATGCAGCTGTCCTCATGGACATCCAGATGCCGGAGATGGACGGGCTTGAAGCCACGCGCCTGATTCGGAAACGTGAGGCGACAAATTCTTCCTTCCACGCCTCACCCTTTATGCCTCACCCCTCACGAGTTCCGATCATCGCCATGACAGCCAACGCGATGCAGGGCGATCGAGAACGCTGCTTGGCCGCCGGCATGGACGACTACCTAGCGAAACCGATTAAGACCGAAGACCTTCGCGCAGCGTTGGACCGCTGGATTGCTCCTTCGCCGGCTCAGCCAGGGGAAGGGACGGCACCGCTCACCGTCCCCACCGCAGTGACCGACGAGTCGGCGTCGGGCCCAGACCCTGTGGCACTCCCGCCCACCGTCTTCGACCCGGACACCATGCTTGCGAATGTCGGCGGCGACATTCATTTGCAAGATGAACTGATCTCCCTCTTTTTGACGCGCTACCCGGCGATGCTGGACGATACCTGCAAGGCCGTGGCCGCGCAAGATTGCCTCGCGCTGGAACGAGCCGTGCATACTCTCAAAGGAACAGCCGCCAATCTGTGCGCACGGGACCTGGCTCACGCCGCCGGAAACGTGGAAGCCCTCTGTCGGCTTGGCCTGATGGAGGAAGCCAAGAGCGCATGCATGAACCTTGAGCGTGAAGTGACTCGCCTGGCTCAAGCGCTGCGAAACCGTCTGGATGGCGGCAAGCCTCTGCGTTCGCCAGAAGAACGATCTTGA
- a CDS encoding flagellar assembly protein FliW, translating to MRIASTRFGPLDIHDEKVLTFPSGILGFSDWTKYVLLDHDTDVAFKWLQCAEEGSLAFVIMDPALFKPDYQVEIPDEALAEVKGRDADDLALMTILTIPSEDPARITANLRGPILMNWRTKLCKQLVLDERYPTRYPLFSGDQLQPSRSAQPQAACQS from the coding sequence ATGAGAATCGCCTCCACCCGCTTCGGCCCGCTTGATATCCACGACGAAAAGGTTCTGACGTTTCCCTCGGGCATCCTCGGGTTTTCGGATTGGACCAAGTATGTGCTTCTGGACCATGACACGGACGTGGCGTTCAAGTGGCTGCAATGCGCGGAGGAAGGAAGCTTGGCCTTTGTGATTATGGACCCGGCCCTGTTTAAGCCGGACTATCAGGTGGAGATCCCGGACGAAGCGTTAGCCGAAGTGAAAGGCCGGGATGCGGATGATCTGGCGCTCATGACTATCCTAACCATTCCTTCCGAAGATCCCGCTCGGATCACCGCCAATTTACGAGGGCCGATTCTGATGAACTGGCGCACCAAGCTGTGTAAGCAACTTGTTCTGGACGAACGCTATCCGACCCGCTATCCGCTTTTCTCCGGGGACCAGCTGCAGCCATCACGGTCCGCGCAGCCGCAAGCCGCCTGCCAGTCGTAG
- the csrA gene encoding carbon storage regulator CsrA has translation MLVLTRKKGEGVTVGPDIRIVVLGVKGGQVRLGIEAPVNVEVHRDEIYTRIQEENKIAAATKVVPLDAFKNFIPGLVRRGC, from the coding sequence ATGTTGGTACTGACGAGAAAAAAGGGCGAAGGCGTGACCGTCGGCCCCGACATACGGATTGTCGTGCTTGGCGTGAAGGGAGGGCAGGTCCGGCTGGGCATCGAGGCCCCGGTGAACGTGGAGGTCCACCGCGACGAGATCTACACCAGAATTCAGGAAGAGAACAAGATCGCCGCCGCGACCAAGGTCGTTCCCCTGGACGCCTTTAAGAACTTCATTCCCGGACTCGTCCGGCGTGGCTGTTGA
- a CDS encoding flagellin produces the protein MMRVTEQQIFSVLTNNLQRARVRLLNTQEQISTGKRISRPSDDPGAFNTIVFDKSSLAQIDRLLRNIQFATARVDLTDKAMTHTATILARAQELAIRLRSDTNGASERAIGAREIRQIVQELKQIANTELNGEAIFTGTSAHGRATGVAINVPVTLTNGVNDTLQVSVDGISSGSVDLTSGTEALSGSALAARLQSRINADSALSAAEKSVAVTFQSGRLVIASNGYGEVSSVRVIGGSALASLGFNGGSTTTGANPFQVTATTEAAGTNTGGGLIAQGRVTDQSLVTFDNYIIRFSSPTAFDVYNVSSPVTVAANGANTGGAVLTDAGVVEPTKVTLDAYEIRFTSSTQFDIVNTTTGATVSAGNSYVSGGAIDFDGLRVVLSNGTKGSPQSGDRFAVTLNARAVLTNQAYGSGNAVSFDGIQVSIANGVSGPAAGDRFSIVAGVQYQGDDRLQNVEIGDNQTLKSNVPGSQVFSGPTADLFAVMVNLYGALNGNYRGGISQALADVNKALTQIGSVQGEVGALANRLETTSLRLDEAKGFVTETLSRNEDVDLVKAISDLTLQQYALEAASRALTRIFDNTLLRFLR, from the coding sequence ATGATGCGCGTCACGGAACAACAGATTTTCTCGGTCCTGACGAACAACCTCCAACGGGCGCGGGTGCGACTCCTGAACACGCAAGAGCAGATCTCCACGGGCAAGCGGATCTCCCGCCCCTCCGATGATCCTGGAGCCTTCAACACCATTGTGTTCGACAAATCATCGCTGGCGCAGATCGACCGGCTCCTGCGGAACATCCAATTTGCGACGGCCCGAGTGGATCTGACGGACAAGGCCATGACCCATACGGCAACGATTTTGGCGCGCGCGCAGGAGCTCGCTATCCGTTTGCGAAGCGACACGAACGGAGCCTCCGAACGAGCGATCGGCGCGCGAGAAATCCGCCAGATCGTCCAGGAGTTAAAACAGATCGCTAATACGGAACTTAACGGCGAGGCAATCTTTACCGGAACCAGCGCACACGGGCGAGCTACCGGCGTCGCGATCAACGTACCGGTGACGCTGACCAACGGCGTGAACGACACGCTGCAAGTATCGGTGGACGGCATTTCGTCCGGTTCGGTCGATTTGACCTCCGGAACGGAAGCCTTGAGCGGTTCAGCGCTGGCCGCACGGCTGCAAAGCCGCATCAATGCGGACTCCGCCCTCAGCGCAGCGGAGAAAAGCGTCGCGGTCACGTTCCAATCAGGGCGGCTGGTGATCGCCTCAAACGGGTATGGAGAAGTTTCGTCGGTTCGAGTCATCGGTGGAAGCGCGCTCGCGTCCCTCGGATTCAACGGCGGGAGTACCACGACCGGCGCTAATCCGTTTCAGGTCACGGCGACCACGGAGGCGGCCGGTACGAACACCGGGGGCGGCTTGATCGCGCAGGGACGGGTCACGGACCAAAGCCTGGTGACGTTCGACAACTACATCATCCGGTTCAGCTCGCCGACCGCCTTCGATGTCTACAACGTGTCCTCGCCTGTTACAGTCGCCGCCAATGGGGCCAACACGGGAGGGGCAGTCCTAACGGACGCAGGGGTTGTTGAGCCGACCAAGGTGACCTTGGACGCTTATGAGATCCGGTTCACCTCCTCGACGCAGTTCGACATCGTGAACACGACGACCGGGGCTACCGTGTCCGCCGGCAACAGCTATGTATCCGGCGGGGCGATCGACTTCGACGGACTTCGGGTCGTCTTGAGCAACGGTACCAAGGGTTCTCCCCAAAGCGGAGACCGCTTCGCGGTCACGCTGAATGCTCGCGCCGTCTTGACCAATCAGGCCTATGGCTCCGGCAACGCGGTGAGCTTCGACGGCATCCAGGTCTCCATCGCCAATGGCGTATCGGGTCCTGCTGCGGGAGACCGGTTCAGCATCGTAGCCGGGGTGCAGTACCAGGGAGACGATAGGCTTCAGAACGTCGAGATCGGAGACAACCAGACGCTCAAAAGCAACGTGCCGGGGAGCCAGGTATTCAGCGGTCCGACGGCGGACCTTTTCGCCGTGATGGTCAATCTCTACGGGGCTCTCAACGGAAACTACCGGGGAGGGATTTCCCAGGCTCTGGCCGACGTGAACAAGGCATTGACCCAGATCGGTTCGGTCCAGGGTGAAGTTGGGGCACTCGCGAATCGTCTGGAAACGACGTCCTTGCGTCTGGACGAAGCCAAGGGCTTCGTCACCGAGACGCTGTCGCGGAACGAAGATGTGGATCTGGTGAAGGCGATCTCGGACTTGACGCTGCAACAATATGCGCTGGAGGCGGCCAGTCGAGCCCTGACGCGGATTTTCGACAACACCCTGCTGAGATTTCTACGCTAA
- the flgK gene encoding flagellar hook-associated protein FlgK, with the protein MGLTGLFDIAKTALTVAQQGLTVTGHNVANVNTPGYSRQEVMLSENQPVNLRPGQIGTGVRVTQIRRAVDTFINRELTHSYESIGRLTVTRDELFRLQSLFGDSNDQGLSALFDEFFKALSDVSTAPGQSTPRSVLLAKAGTLAAGLNETASYLSESRLALNAQVKQTITEINSLADQIAELNGKIVSAEVTGQNANDLRDQRDQALNDLAQRIDIAAIETPTGAVSVFIGRGLSLVEDATTRSLTGVENLDNNGLVEVGYNIGGTKALVITSQISDGKLKGLLDVRDVTIPQLQRSFDTLAASLANEVNQLHRQGYGLDGSTGLDFFVPLSVTTASKSANTGTGVIGSGAITANSLLAFHDYEIRFSSASAYSIIDVTTGVPIKGNYTGTAIAAPTPETPILIVTGTNDTLTLTVDGVASGTVTLTGAAPPGQPYTSGAALASELQSKINADATLAAAGKSVTVTFDVMTRRFVITSNSAASTSAVAVTGGTARASLGLLSGTSTAASGTYSGPQSFNVDGISVTLSGAPAVNDVFAFNSRTDAAKNLSVAITSGQQVAASSTLAGIPGNNATVLALIALQNTALASLGNLTFNDAYRQAATGLGVSAQAADRESQARQFIQEQLQTFRAQVSGVSIDEELVNMMKYQRAFEAASRMIVIADEMMQTLLGLKR; encoded by the coding sequence ATGGGACTCACGGGACTGTTCGACATCGCGAAGACCGCATTGACCGTCGCACAACAAGGGTTGACGGTGACCGGTCACAATGTCGCCAACGTCAATACACCGGGCTATTCCAGACAGGAAGTGATGCTGAGTGAAAACCAGCCCGTGAATCTTCGTCCAGGACAGATCGGCACAGGCGTTCGGGTGACGCAGATCCGCCGGGCAGTCGATACCTTCATCAACCGCGAACTGACACACTCCTACGAAAGTATCGGACGCCTCACGGTGACGCGTGACGAATTGTTCAGGCTCCAGAGCTTGTTCGGGGACTCCAACGATCAGGGACTCTCGGCCCTGTTCGACGAATTTTTCAAGGCGCTGTCGGATGTCTCGACTGCGCCGGGCCAATCGACTCCGAGGTCTGTGCTGCTGGCCAAGGCCGGCACGCTCGCCGCAGGTTTGAACGAAACGGCCTCCTATTTGAGCGAATCTCGCCTGGCGTTGAACGCCCAAGTCAAACAGACCATCACGGAAATCAATAGCCTCGCCGACCAGATCGCGGAGCTGAACGGGAAGATCGTGTCGGCCGAAGTGACCGGGCAAAATGCCAACGACCTGCGGGACCAACGGGACCAGGCGCTGAACGACCTCGCTCAACGGATTGATATCGCCGCGATCGAAACCCCGACCGGGGCGGTGTCGGTCTTTATCGGACGAGGCCTGTCGCTTGTCGAGGATGCGACCACCCGCAGTCTCACGGGTGTCGAAAACTTGGACAACAACGGTTTGGTGGAGGTCGGCTACAACATCGGGGGGACGAAGGCCCTCGTCATCACGTCGCAGATCTCGGACGGGAAGCTCAAGGGACTGTTGGACGTGCGCGATGTCACGATCCCGCAGTTGCAGCGTAGCTTCGACACGTTGGCCGCCTCGCTCGCGAACGAAGTTAATCAACTGCACCGTCAAGGATACGGCTTGGACGGATCCACCGGGTTGGACTTCTTTGTGCCGCTCTCGGTGACCACGGCGAGCAAGAGCGCGAACACGGGCACCGGGGTGATTGGAAGCGGAGCCATTACGGCCAACAGCCTGCTCGCCTTCCACGACTACGAGATCCGGTTCTCATCGGCGAGCGCTTATTCGATCATCGATGTGACGACCGGCGTCCCTATCAAGGGAAACTACACCGGAACGGCCATTGCCGCGCCGACCCCGGAGACGCCGATCCTGATCGTCACGGGCACGAACGACACCTTGACGCTCACGGTGGACGGGGTCGCCTCGGGCACGGTCACGTTGACCGGCGCGGCGCCTCCCGGACAGCCTTACACTAGCGGAGCCGCCCTAGCTTCTGAGCTGCAGAGCAAGATCAACGCGGATGCCACGCTAGCCGCTGCGGGAAAGAGCGTCACCGTCACCTTTGACGTGATGACCCGCCGGTTCGTTATCACCTCGAACTCAGCGGCGTCCACTTCGGCGGTGGCGGTCACTGGCGGTACTGCGCGCGCGTCGCTGGGTCTGCTCAGCGGAACGAGCACGGCTGCTTCGGGGACGTATAGCGGTCCACAGAGCTTCAACGTGGATGGCATCAGCGTGACCCTGAGCGGCGCGCCGGCGGTCAATGACGTGTTCGCGTTCAACTCGCGGACGGATGCGGCGAAGAATCTTTCCGTGGCTATTACCAGCGGCCAACAAGTTGCGGCTTCGTCCACACTGGCGGGGATTCCCGGGAACAATGCGACCGTGCTGGCGTTGATCGCTCTACAAAACACTGCCTTGGCGAGTCTGGGCAACCTGACGTTCAACGACGCCTACCGGCAAGCGGCGACCGGTCTTGGGGTCTCGGCCCAGGCGGCGGACCGGGAATCCCAAGCCCGCCAATTCATCCAAGAACAACTGCAGACGTTCCGGGCGCAGGTTTCCGGAGTCTCGATCGACGAGGAGCTGGTCAACATGATGAAGTACCAACGGGCCTTTGAGGCGGCGTCTCGCATGATCGTCATCGCAGACGAGATGATGCAGACGCTGCTCGGTCTGAAACGCTAA
- a CDS encoding flagellar protein FlgN gives MRDIHSLITHLIDILRREEIQCDRLEATVQQERIAVRRLAIQQFAEINETRVNILQTLQALEEERSAVMGRLADDLKLDREKMSLSVVLSRVKTPDARLLDQRLENFAATIRRVRREIALNAMMIADFQNFLYRGLRVWQDAMGGDGLYSASGRVQTAGAAAAMVMQKG, from the coding sequence ATGCGGGACATACACTCGCTCATCACCCACCTGATCGATATCCTCCGCCGTGAAGAGATCCAATGCGATCGGCTGGAAGCGACGGTTCAGCAAGAGCGGATCGCCGTCCGCCGTCTGGCGATTCAACAATTCGCCGAGATCAACGAAACCAGGGTGAACATTCTCCAGACTCTTCAGGCCTTGGAAGAGGAGCGCTCAGCCGTGATGGGGCGTCTCGCGGATGACTTGAAGCTCGACCGGGAGAAGATGAGCCTGTCGGTCGTGCTCTCGCGCGTGAAGACGCCGGACGCCCGATTGCTCGACCAGCGACTCGAGAATTTCGCCGCCACGATCCGTCGAGTTCGCCGTGAGATCGCTTTGAACGCCATGATGATCGCCGACTTCCAAAATTTCTTGTATCGCGGACTCAGGGTCTGGCAGGACGCCATGGGCGGGGACGGGCTCTATTCGGCTTCAGGCCGGGTCCAAACGGCTGGCGCCGCCGCGGCGATGGTCATGCAGAAAGGTTGA
- the flgM gene encoding flagellar biosynthesis anti-sigma factor FlgM: MRISGNGRANELAKVLLGVQETEKVAGKKQGDLSVRRDQVEISKEAKELQRIKTLIDQPDLVRTERVEQIRKAIEAGTYDVKGKQVADAIIRDVLTDAVL; the protein is encoded by the coding sequence ATGCGCATTTCAGGCAACGGCCGGGCAAATGAGCTGGCCAAGGTTCTGCTCGGCGTCCAGGAGACGGAGAAGGTTGCCGGCAAGAAGCAAGGCGACCTTTCTGTCCGCCGCGATCAGGTTGAGATCTCGAAGGAGGCCAAGGAGCTCCAACGGATCAAGACTCTGATCGATCAGCCCGATCTCGTTCGGACCGAACGGGTCGAGCAGATCCGCAAGGCGATCGAGGCCGGCACCTACGACGTGAAGGGCAAGCAGGTCGCGGACGCAATCATTCGGGACGTTCTGACGGACGCCGTTCTCTGA